The window ATCCCCGACCTTAAATTCGGTTACTCCTGCGCCTACTTCCGTCACAATCCCTGCTACATCACCGTGTAAAACAGCCGGAAATTCAGGGGCAAATTTAGCAAAAACACCGCTGCGTATTTTGGTATCTATTGGATTCAAGCTTGTCGCTTTAACCTGAATCAGGACATGCATCGGTTTTACTTCTGGCATAGAAAGTTCAGCTAATTCAAAAACAGCTGCCTCCCCGAACGAACGAATAACCTGCGCCTTCAAAAGAATCACTCCTTGAAATGTATAATTTTATAATTTTCAATTTTATCTTATTTTTTTAAAAATAGATATTCATTTGTTTGTTTCTTGAAGTGATTCATTTCATTAATAGGTTTCTTACATGCAGTAAGGAGTTAAGGCTTGCGACTCTAGTCTTGGGGGCATGTCAATAGTCATCAAACATAAAAGGCCCTCGTGCTTCCTTTTGTATTTTACCATAGAGATGTTTGTGGATATCTTTCAAGAAAGCTTTTATTCATCTTTTCCAGTTTTTCCATATACTCAAAATAGGAACGGCTTAATATTTTTAAGTTATTAATAAAATTTTCATAGTAACCACTGCTTTCTTGAAGCTCTTGTAACAATTGTTGTAATCGATATACTGGTGTTGACTTAAATTCTGTTGAACCACGAAATTGAATATATGTTTCAATCTTCTGTTGATTTATAGCCAGATAGCTATCTAAATCCTCGACTGCGCTTAGCAGAGCAGTATTCATATTTTCGATATCCTCCTGCTCCATTAAGGGCATGATACCTTCTAAAGATTCTTCCAATTCTCTGATTATGCAAACATGGTCCAGAAAATGAATCATGTTTGCATAGGCCTTTTCCTTCTCCGGACTATCAATTTTTTCATTAAGAAATGGACCGAAATGAATGGCCAAGTACAAACCGTATACTCCAGGAAAAGACCGAACTAATTTTTCTTTTATGGTTAAAGTAAGGTTAAGGTTCTTTTCAATATATTCTTTTGCCTTATCCACACTGTAGTTTTGAATTAACTGCTCTAAGCATTTTTGCTGTTCTTGTATTCTTTGTTGCTTTACATCCATTAAATATTTGTACTGTAACAGTGCTGCTGCTTTGTTACTGCTGGCAAGAACTTTTTTGATGTCAGAAATCGTTAATCCCAAGCTTCTTAGAACAAATATTTCCTTTAATATGGCAATATCTTGATCAGTATAGTTTCGATAGCCGTTTTCTTCAACTTTAGGTTGAAGAAGGCCATGTTTTTCATAATAGTATATGGCCTTTTTCGTTAAGGAGCATTTTTTACAAACCTCGTTTATAAGCATATTTATCACCTCATGATCATCATAGACTGAACCCTTAGGTAACAGTCAACTCTAGTTAATGAATTTCTTGACAGTTTATAAGTTTACGAATAGGATTTTGCATACATATGCACGAAAGTATAAATAGTGATCAATATTATGTGATACATAGGAATAAGGGAGGATTTATGAATGGCGCTTTATCTAGAAGATTTACATGTAGGTGATACTTTTATTAGTGAAAAATACCATTTAAGTGCGGACAAGATTAAAAGCTTTGCTCGTGAGTTTGATCCTCAGGTTTTCCACTGTGATGAGGATCTAGCAGAAGATACTTTTTTCAAAGGTTTAGCTGCGAGCGGTTGGCATACGGCAGCGATTACAATGAGACTGTTGACGGAAAGCTTGCCCTTTGCACATGGAGTTATTGGAGCAGGGGTAGAGATTAACTGGCCACAGCCAACACGACCAAATGATATTTTATATGTTAAAAGCAAGATTAAAGAAATGAAAACTTCGAAATCAAAGCCAAACCAAGCGATTGTATTTGTAGAGTGCGAGACAATTAATCAACACGATGAGGTTTGTCAAACTTTGGTGGCAAAACTATTAAGCTTTAGCAGGAAGGAGGATTAGAAGGAAGGAAGTAAAATGATGTAGAAAAAAAACTCCATTCTTTGAATATCAGCAGCAGGTTTTAGGTTCCGTATCAAATTCGCCCGTCGAATTTGCGTCCGGATTACCTGAGCTCGCTTGGGTAAACTACCTTTAAAAAATTCCGTGACATCCGCCGGAGGCTTAACTTCATTCAGTCGGGGTTTGAACCCCCACTGAATCGAAGGACTATTTGCCTTCATCCCCCGCTTGTAGAAGTGGAGCACTTCTGTACCTGTCGCAAGCTTTTGGTACAAAAAGCATTTGATTTGCTGAATGAAGTTAATAAATGTTCGAGAACACTAACGGTTTTGCGCTTGCATCATTTCATATATCTTACGAGCGGTATTGACATTTCTAACTGTAACTTGCTTATATATCTTCGATCCAATAATTTTTGACTTTCCACTTCTAGTCACATTCTTCTTGTCGACCGACCATAGGATGGCACCGGGGACATATGTTACCGTATCAATCTCTTGTTTAATGACCAAACTCTCCAGTACCGTTTCATCATCAATTTCATCCCAAAGAAACATGACATCACTTGACATTTCTTTGTCATTTTTCCATGTCTCAGGAATAGCCCGAATGATTACTTTCACTTCATCAACACTACGAATGACTACTTTAATCTTTAACCCAAAACCCTTACATATCGCTTCTTCCAGCATACTGGCAAGTTCGGCTTTTGAATGCTCTTTATTGAAAAAAATAATATTACCTGTATTGATGTATGTCACCACATCCTGCATTCCAACTCGTTCAAACATTTGTTTGAGCAGCTTCATATCTATTTTATTTTTTCCGCCTACATTAATGCCCCGAAGAAGTGCAACATAAACCATAAACAGCCCTCCTTTCAACTAATTCAAATTTCTTAATAGATTTACCTCTATTGACTATTATGACAAATTGTAGCTAAATGATAATGGATGACTTCCTTCACCTTTTCCGCAGAGTATATATCAGACCTTAACAAAGCATGGATGGACAGGCCTTCAAGCAATGCCGATAATCTATACGTTTCTACTTCTACATCAACGGAATCCGATAAAATCCCTTTTAAAACGAGTAGCTCGATCATGGAATGGGCTAATTGATACGTACCGTTCGTCATTTCCTCTTTTTTTTCTTTTAATGTATCACTTGTAAGGGAACGAAGCGCGAAAATCCACCAGACACTCGTTTCAATTTTCTTTTCTTCGTCAATGGGTACAAGCTCTAATAAAACCTCCTCAACAGCCTGCAATGGGTTTTCTGACCAATCTTTATCTTGTGAGCGTCTTTTCCCTTCCTCTAGGTAGTAATTCATAATAAATAATAACATTTCATCCTGTGTTGAAAAATAATGTCTTAACGCACCCGCTGACATCCCTGCTTCAACGGCCACTCTTCGAATTGACGCTTTCTCAATCCCTACTTTCTTAATAATGTTCCAAGCTGCCTCAGCAATTAACTTCTTCTTTTCCTCATGATTCACCATTTTTGGCATAGGTAATAATCACTTCCTTTTTTTAATACAGTGTGTTATTATCTTTTTAGCACAGTGTATTATAATGATGATACCACATTATAATAAGGAGGGACAATGTAGCTGATTGAAACGGTTGAAGCAAAGCTCTCCTCTTTTTTCTATCGGAATTTAGAAGTAAATTGAATAAAAAAAGTAATGAGGTGTTTTTCTTGAAAGAAATAATGAATGTTCTTAGTTTATTGCTTATCATCCAAGGTGTTGGCGGGTTGATTAACCATCTCACTAATGGAAGCAAAAGCTGGTTTATAGTCAATTATATTGATGCTTTTCAAGGGTTCGAAATCGTAATAGATATTATTTTTATCATAATTGGCCTAATCATCGGTTTGGCCTCACGTAAAGTCGATAAATAAGCCCCCAAAAAAACCAATACAGAGTTGATAAAATTCTCGCGCTGTATTGGTTTTTATTTGATTTAATTATACACAGCATGTACCCATTCTAAATATACTTCGCAGTTACCGAACAATCACAACTCTTTAGACCTTCTGGCGGACCTTCATATAGGATTTCTCCACCGCCTGTACCGCCATCAGGACCTAAATCAATGATCCAATCGCTGTTTCGAATGACGTCAAGGTGATGCTCAATGACAATGACGGTATTGCCCTTTTTCACTAATTGATCGATAATGTGCAGTATGTTCGAGACATCTGATAAATGCAATCCAGTGGTGGGTTCATCTAATATATAGATATTGCCCTTTTTATTTAATTCCTTTGCGAGCTTCAGTCTTTGACTTTCTCCCCCAGATAATGTGTTTAGCGGTTGACCTAAGGAAAGATATCCAAGGCCCACAGTATCCATGCTTTTCAGCTGTCTCTTAATGTCCTTTGCTTCAAAAAATTCCAGTGCATCCGCGACAGACATCTCCATAATATCGACAATACTTTTTTCCTTATATAAGTATTGCAATACCTCCTGCTTGTAACGGTTGCCCTTACAATCACTACATTCAATAACGACTTTATCCATAAAAGACATATTAAGCTCAATGGTGCCCGTCCCGCCACAGGTTTCACAGGCTCCCTTTGAGTTATAGCTGAATAACCCACTTTCTACATTATTTGCATCTGCAAAGGCTTTACGAATCGAATTCATAATGCCGGAAAAGGTTGCCGGGTTGGAGCGGATGTTACCATGTACCTGATTTTGGTCAATTCGAATCGATTCTGGAAAATCCTTTGCGAACACTTCATTTACAAGGGTACTTTTACCAGAACCCGCTACACCGGTTACCACCGTAAACACCCCTTTAGGTACGCGCATGCTAATATTTTTTAAATTGTGAAGGCTGCTCTTTTGACTTTCCAAAAACTCGTTCACAGGTCTTGGGTTGGGATTGATGTCCATTTTCTTGTTTAAATACTGAGCAGTGAGCGTATCCGAGGATAGTAGTCCCTCGTAGCTACCACTAAACATAATTCTTCCTCCGCCAGCCCCCGCCTTCGGACCCACATCGATAATATGGTCGGCAATCTGGATTACATCTGGATCATGCTCCACAACTAGTACCGTATTCCCTTTATCACGAAGCTTAACTAATAATTCATTTAAACGATAGACATCCCGTGGATGAAGCCCTGTGCTTGGTTCATCAAATATGTACATTAATCCTGTCAGGTTGCTTGATAGATATTTTACCATTTTAACCCTTTGGGACTCTCCGCCAGATAAGGTCGGCGTTTCCCTTGTTAAGGTTAAATAGCTTAATCCAATATCACAAAGATTTTTGACTCGCTCAATCATTCCATTCAAGATCGGTTTAGCATTTGGTAGATCAAAGGATTGAAGTACATCAATGAGCACATTTAGCTGTATCGCTGTCAGGTCGTAGATGGAGTATCCCTGGATTTTGGAGGACAGTACCTTCTCATTGTAACGAGTTCCATGGCAGCTGAGGCATGTCCCCGTTGTCGTAAATTCTTTCAGCTTCTTTTCAGCAGCTTTAGAGGTATCTTTATCCCGATTGACATTTTGTCGCATAAATCTAAGAGCCAAGCCTTCATATGTAGTATTAATCTCCCCATTCATATAACTGACTGTGACTTTTTCCTCTTCGGCATAGACCAACTTTTCATATTCTTCTTTAGAATAATCTTTGATTTTTTTATCATTATCAAAGAAGCCTGATTCCGCGTAGGCTTTCCATTGCCAGGTGCCAGGTCCAAAGCCGGGAAGTAGAATCGCCCCTTCATTCAAGGACTTTTCCTTATCTAAGGCTGCATCCAAATTTAACGTAATCGTCCTGCCAATCCCTTCACAATCAGGACACATCCCCGTAGGATCATTGAAGGAATAGGCGTTACTAAAGCCTATCTGTGGCTCGGCAAAACGAGAAAATAATAGTCTTAACAAAGAATTTATGTCAGTCACCGTTCCAAGGGTTGATCTTGCATTTCCGCCAAGTCGTTTTTGGTCGACGATAATTGCTGTCGATAGATTATTCATTTCATCTGCTTCTGGCCTTCTATATTTCGGCAGAAATTGACGGGCAAAGCTACTGAAGGTCTCATTTAACTGGCGTCCAGCTTCCTGTGCAATGGTATCAAAAACAATCGATGACTTTCCTGAACCAGATACCCCAGTAAAAATCGTGATTTTCCCCTTTGGGATTTGTACATGAATATTTTTCAGATTATTTTCTCTTCCATTAACGACTTCTATAAATTCCTGTTCCATTCAGCTTCATCTCCTTCTTTAATATTTTCCATAACGTACAATGTAACCAATCCATCGTTATCATTTCAAGTATAGCGGGACATCATTGTACCATGTTCTATCATTCTAATCATGTATTAACAAAAAAGAACAATCAGTTAGTACTAGTAGAATTATGATGGTATAAATATTACAGTGAGATACTAATTTGCTTAATCGCTTTATAAAGTTGAAAAAAATACAAAAAGCAATCCCTGTCGAGTATGGACTCCATTGGGATTGCTTTGTATTCCCTTTTCCAAGTTCATTGTTATCATTACAAAATGGCATTGGCAATTAGCTTATCGAATTTCCTTATATCTACACCTTTTTTTAAATGAATCTTAATATGTCCCGCTCTAGTCCAAAGCTCGACTTCTGCATTCAAATCTAGAAAACTTCCTGCATTTTCTGTAGACCACATGTTGATAGATGCATATGGAAGGGAATAAATCTCGACCTTTTTACCTGTTAAACCTTGTGCATCCCTAACAATTAATCTCTTGTTCGTAAAGATTGCACTATCTCGGATTGTTTTGTAAGCAGCAACGGCCTCTTCCCCATTGACCAATAAATCATCAACATCGTTTGGAATTGGGCATTCAGAAATAAGGGTCCACTCTAATATTCCTTGCGTAGCAGCCATCGAACTTCCTCCTTTTGTAAATTATATTTCTAGTATATCCTATTAGTTCACCAATATCCTTAATTTCCCAATATTAGTTTTTGTTTTTCTCTAACCTATTACATAGTAAACTAATAATCCAATTGACAATCCCTATCTTTGAATTTAATCTAAACATTGGTGTTTATTTATATATTAAGATTGCTGGTGATTGATAGTGCAACAAAATGTTGAAATCCAAAGAAAGCAAAAAATGCATCTAAACCTTGGCATTTTGAAAAAGGATAGAGTGTTCACCCTTTCCCTTTTGTTGGCCTTCGCAAGCTGTTTTGTGCAAACGCCAAAGCTTGAATATATTAATCTTCATGTCATGGTCAGTTTATTTAACCTAATGATTGCCATAAAGGCTCTTGAAGAACTGAAGGTACTGGATAAATTTGCGATTACGATCTTAAATAAAAGTCGTAACAGCCGAACGGTGTCATCTATTCTTATCTCTCTTTGCTTTGTGAGCTCTATGTTCGTGACAAACGATGTGGCTTTACTTACATTTGTTCCGCTTACCCTTATCATTAGTAAAAAAACTGACATTTCTTTATCCGAGACGATTATCCTTCAGACGATTGCGGCCAATATCGGCAGCAGCCTTACACCTATGGGTAATCCACAAAATCTGTTTCTCTTTTCCCATTTTGGTATGAAGGCTTTGGACTTTTTTGCGACCATCCTGCTGATCGCTGCTGTTGGCATCGGTTTGTTGATTATTTTTACAAGTAAACTACCAAAAAGCGAAATAAAAATAGAGCTTCCTTCTATTATTATAGCGAATCGAAAGGAAGCATGGATATGGGGCATCCTATTAGCAGTGATTATCGCTTCCATATTTGGTTTCATCAGCTATCTCCATTCGTTTTTGATTACTGTGATGGCTGCGATTATTCTCAACCGGAAATTATTATTGAAAATTGATTATTTACTGCTCATCACGTTTATCTGCTTTTTTGTTTTTATCGGAAATCTTTCGAGCCTTAAAGCCGTTCATACTGTTGCAAGTGCTGGGCTTCAGGATAGCACGTCAGTGTTTTTCAGTTCGATTTTTCTCAGCCAATTTGTCAGCAATGTTCCGGCAGCCATTCTACTTGCGAACTTTACCGCCGATTGGCGGTCACTGCTGCTTGGTGTAAATATTGGGGGTCTTGGAACCCTTGTTGCATCGCTTGCTAGTGTCATATCTTATAAGCTATTTGTGCAGGCTAAACCGCTTGAAGCAAAGAAATATCTAGTCAAATTTAGTATATATAACCTCGCGTTTTTAATCATTCTGTGTGGTATTCAGTATGCGTTATTTTTATTGTTTTAAGCCATAAAGGAAAAGGTAGTGCGATAAAAGCATTTTCATGCTTTTTATCACACTACCTTTGTTTTCATTATTAAACCATTTCTTCTTTTATCTTACCATTTTGTTTATCTTTATATACTTTCTTTGCCACACCTATTAGAATCGATAAAGCAAACAATGTTAATAATCCAACAAACAATTTCTGAGCTCCACCTGTAAGTGTCCCTCCAACATATGAATACACGAGGGTCGCAGGTAATTGACCTATCCCTGTTGCTAGGAAGAATGACCAAAATCTCATATTCGTTAGACCTGCCGCGTAACTTACAAAATCAAAGGAAACAAACGGTAATAATCTACAAACTAATATGGTACGATTTCCATATTTTTCGAAGAAAACATCTACACTTTCCATTGCACCCTTACTCGTTAGCTTTTCTACAACATCTCTACCTAGTACTCTCGCGATAAAGAAGCATAGTGCAGCCCCCGCCATGGCAGACGCCCAAGAAAGTATGGCTCCTTGCCACCATCCAAATATCGCTGCATTTGAAAGGGTGATGAGGAACGCAGGAATGGGTGCAGCAATAGATTGAAGAACCATAAGTGTAAATGATACGACTATAGCTAATTTACCGTATGAGCGCAAATATTCAATGACGATTTCTGTATCTAGCTTTGATATCGTACTAAATGCATGATTTAATCCATTATTAAGAGAAGGAATGGCAAAGTAGCAAATCATAAAAATAGCGATTCCAACAACGGCAACGATTCTTCCCTGTTTTCTTCTTTTCTTAACTTTTGCCATTTCCTCTGCATCTTGTTCTTCCCTTAAGTCACTTAGTTTTAACTGTTGTGCTTTTAAAGCTTTTCTTTCTTCCTTCGTATATTCCTTTTGGTACTTTCCTATCGTACGTACAATATAGAAGTTCACTAAATTGATTATAATTGCAGCTATAATGAAAATCGGTCGTATCTCTGATACAGGATTTGTGAATCCAAGCGTTTCTTTTGTAATATATAAGAACTGTTGTATTCTTCCTGAAAATAAAGCAATCAGAATAACCGCCAGCTCAAGGTAAAAAAATAAATACTTCCAATCAAGTCTTGTCTTAGCAATAGCGACCATTAGTCCGAAGCCTGTAAAAATAAACATGACTAATCCTAGTCCTAGCATCATTTCCAATGCTACGTTAAAAAACAGCAGCATACAGAACAGATAGCCTAGTGCTATTCCTGCAGTAGTATAGTAAAAAATGAGTCTTAATTTTAACAAGACTTCACCTCCTGAATCATTCTGTAGGAAAAAAATGATACTAAATGTAAGCTATATTATTTTGCAATGGAATAGACTGTAGCGACATAAGTTCCGTCTTCAGGTAGCACCTCTTGATTTCCAGTAAATTCAACTTCTTTCGTATTTTCCACTGCACCATAGGAATAAGCAGAGTTGGATATGATTCCAACTGGGCAGCTGTCAAGACAAGTTAGGCATCCAGTATGTTTTTCCATTGAACGATCATGATTTCCACCAAATTTGAAGGTGATTTTGTTTCCATTGCTATCATTAATTACTTCATTAATATCATATTCCTTATCAGCGCCATTCCAAGTAACCGTTAAATCAATCGGTGTCCCTTCAACTTTAGTTGTTGAGGCATTATCAGGCGTCATGTTGTTTCCTGGCTCAGCACCTATTTCTACAAGTGCATTATAGAAGTCTTCATGCGTTCCATATGATGTAAAGACAGATTTCGCTCCATTCGATCCATCCCTGAATACTGAAGCGTGACGTGTTGCCTCTGTAAAATACTTCCCATTTACTTGAGAAAGAACCGTTACCGTACCGGCCTCTTTGTCAACTTTTATCGGATTTTCTAGTGATACACCACCTACATGATCGGGTGATTTTGCATTCGCTTCACCTGAATTCCCTCCATCGTTAGAGCTACATCCTGCAAATACCATCATGATAATAATTAGTAACACTGAAATGATGGTTTTTTTGTTAAATTTCATTACCTTTTCCTCCTTCATTAATACATCTGATGCAATGTTTCTATTACGAACTTTTTGCTTTTCCGATATTTTGCAAATTATCTAGTTCTCGTTAGATCTTTCCACCTACCTCACCTTTTCATTTTCAATATTTTGTTCAGTTACAATAACAAGATGTTGACTAGAGTCATTTCCTAATGGTCCATATCAATATCGAATACTATGTTACTATAATTACCTCAGACTCTATTATTATAATTATAAAAAATAGCATATAGTGTACATTTTTTCGATAGTTACTGTCATAACTTATCGCTTTTATAGATATCATGTCCAAACCCTTATCTCATCAAGTGTGACTATATGCAAAAAATTCTCCTCTTCACAAAACGTCCATTTATTCCTCTAAATTGAAAAAGCCGAATATACAATACGATGTATCGTTCGGCCTTTTTTCAGTAATTTAGAAATAGTCAGAGATAGTTCTCACGCTTCAGCAAGTAGTGCCTCTAAATATTAGAATGACAACTCTGTTTCTAAGGAGTTTCCTCACGATCATTGTCTGAGGGTATGCTGTTATCTACAGGATTCGTATCACTATGATCCTTTTCTTCAACTGTAACGGAAGTTTGTATGGGTTCACTTTTCCCTGCCTGATTTGATGCTGTTATCGTAAAGACATAGTTACTCCCTGGCTGAGGGCTATTAAGTATAGCCTGTAATTGTGAGGTTGAGGCTAACGTTCGCGTATGACCATTAACAGAATAGGTAATGGTATATTGGACATTTTTAGTAGCATCCTGGTTGGAAGCCCAACTAATCACAATTACATTTGTGCTTTTATCATAAATTGCTTGTACATTACTTGGGCTATTAGGAGCTTCCTCTTTTTCCCCAACCGTTATGGATGTTGAAGTTGGGTTACTTTTTGTATCTTCGGAAACAGCAACAATAGTAAAGGTATATTCTTTTCCTTTTTCCGGACTTTGTAACACAGCCTGTAGCTCACTTGTTGATGTTAATATTATCGTATCTCCTCCATCTGCTATATAAGAGATATCAAATGTTAGGTCTGAATGATCATTAGATGCATACGTCCAAGATAATAAAATACTATCTGAAGCTTCGTCATATTGGGCGGATACATTCGTTGGTTCATTGGGCTTAGGCGCCTTCGGCTTTTCTCCACCTATTACATAGTATTCATTCCCTGATTTCGCCACACTTTTTGGTTGTTTGAACTTTTCAGAACTCGTTGCTGTCTTTGACAGAATCGCTTGAAAGATTAACTTTGAAAAATTCTCACTCGTGCTGTTTAAATAGTCGTGAGCTGATGTTGTTTTACCATAGCCTGTCCAGACGGCTCCCGTATATTGCGGAGTATAGCCTACAAACCAAGCATCCTTTACTGCATTGCCTGGTAAGCCGTATTTTGCTTCTGTTTGTTTATCAAAGTTTGTTGTTCCCGTTTTTCCGGCAAGGTCTAGATTTGGAATATTCGCCTGCTTCCCCGTACCTGAATCGACAGCGGTACGAAGCATATCAGTAATGAGGAAGGCCGTGTAATCCTCCATCACCTTATTCTTCTCAGGTTCGAGATTTTGCTCGATTCCATCCTGATAGATAATTTTTGTCACCGTATGTGGTTCAACATAGTAACCGCCATTCCCAAAGGCAGCATATGCACCAGCCATCACAACCGGTGAGGCAGCGTCAATGCCGCCAATGGCGTTGGCTTCATTAACTTTTTGCTCGTCGGTAATCGGAAATCCCAGACTTCTGGCAAAATCAGTGGCATCGTCCACCCCTACTGCTTGAAAGGCCTTTAATGCGGGAATATTTCTCGACCATGCTAGATGATCCCGAATGCTCCTATTTCCGGCATATTTACGATTGGCATTTCGAATTGGAGTTCCATTTGCATACTGATATTCCTCATCCTTTAACAGATGTCCAGTCGACCATTTATGATTGTCAATCGCTGGTCCATAATCAAGAATCGGCTTTATTGTTGACCCCGGCTGCCGTTTCATCATCGTTGCAAAGTTATATCCACCGTTTTGATAATTTCTACCTCCACCAATCGCTTTAATTGCTCCGGTTTGTGTATCTGTTATGACAACAGCAGACTGCAGGTTATCATGATCTGGAAAACTGACATAGTTATTGGTTGAAAGCACATCCTCCGTAATTTGTTGAATTTCCGGGTCAATGGTTGTATAGATTTCCAGGCCGTCTTCAAAAATATTGGTATCTGTTTTTACCTGTACCTCTTTGATAACAGTATTAACAAAAGCTTGATAGTGATTGGTCTTTGGCATTTGAATATTCAGAGTCTCTTCAATCGGGGTGCTTTGCGCTTCCGTCATTTCCGATTTTGAAAGATATCCATGCCGATTCATATATTGAAGCACCATATTTCTTCTTTTTTCAGCTTTCTCTAAATTATCATCCTCGGTTGGTATGTATCGGTTTGGACTTTGGGGAATCCCAGCTAATAGTGCGGCCTGCTCAAGTGTTAGCTGGTCAAGCTCATCAGGACCTAATCCAAAGAAACGCTCTGCCGCTTTGGCTACGCCATATACATCCCCGCCATATAAATTTTTATTAAAATACATTTCTAATATTTGATCTTTGGAAAATCGTCTCTCTAATTGAAGTGCTAAATACCATTCTTGGATTTTCCTTGTCGGTGTTTGTTCAATCGATAAAAAGGAATTTTTCACAAGCTGCTGGGTAATCGTACTACCCCCGCCCCCCTCAAAGGAACCAGAAGTGATGATGTTAAAAATCGCTACTAAGGTGCGTTTCACATCGATTCCATGATGCTTATAGAAACGAGCATCCTCTGTGGCAATCACCGCATCCTTCAATACGTCCGGTATCTGTTCCACCTTCACAGCATCCCGTTTTTCTGTGCCAATTTCAGCAATAATCGTCTTTTCATCACTAGCATATAACGTGGATGATAAAGGTGCCTTTAACAACGTTTCATCAAACTTCGGCGCATCTTTGATAATCCATAAGAATGCTCCTGCTCCAATAATAAACATCAAAGTACCAATGACAAAGGTAGTGTATAACATTTTTTTCCAAACTCTTTTTTGGGACTTTGGTTGTTGCTTTTTTACTTTTTTCCTTCGCTCCATGCGTGATTCATTTTCAGCCATATTCTTCTCTGCTAAGTAGATAAACAACCATGATAAATTTGTTGATCTACACGCTATTACTAGCAGAATTTTCACCTCTTTTATTAGATTCAAGTAATCCTTGTGAAAGTTAGCTCTATTACCCTGGATGGAGTCCCAAAACCATAGAAAGTCTATTTTTAGGAATTAAAGTAATCACTGTTCGTTTTATTGCTTTTTTATATTTCACTTTTCAATCCTCCTTATTCATTATAAGATGAGATGGACAAGGGTAATTCAGTATATAAACTATAGTAAATGAACAGCTAACCAATCAATGGAATGATAATGATAAATGACTAATAAAATAGAATTAGAATGATTATGTTTAGGAGAATCTTATGAAACCATTAGCCTATTTAATTGTGGAAAGTGGCTCCCCTTTTGAAAAAGGTGCCTTTATTCCAATAAATCGTCCGCAAATGATTGTCGGTCGAAGGGGCAGTAATTGGCAGCCCGATATTTCCTTTCACAATATTTTTGTTTCAAGAAGACACTTTTCCATTTCCTTAGAAAATGACATATATTTCATTAAGGATTTAAATAGTAAGCATGGTACATTTGTGAATAATCAACCATTAATCCCAAATGAGGAATTTATTCTTAAAAATTCAGCAGAAATTTCTATCGCAAA of the Bacillus tuaregi genome contains:
- a CDS encoding MerR family transcriptional regulator; translation: MLINEVCKKCSLTKKAIYYYEKHGLLQPKVEENGYRNYTDQDIAILKEIFVLRSLGLTISDIKKVLASSNKAAALLQYKYLMDVKQQRIQEQQKCLEQLIQNYSVDKAKEYIEKNLNLTLTIKEKLVRSFPGVYGLYLAIHFGPFLNEKIDSPEKEKAYANMIHFLDHVCIIRELEESLEGIMPLMEQEDIENMNTALLSAVEDLDSYLAINQQKIETYIQFRGSTEFKSTPVYRLQQLLQELQESSGYYENFINNLKILSRSYFEYMEKLEKMNKSFLERYPQTSLW
- a CDS encoding MaoC family dehydratase, producing MALYLEDLHVGDTFISEKYHLSADKIKSFAREFDPQVFHCDEDLAEDTFFKGLAASGWHTAAITMRLLTESLPFAHGVIGAGVEINWPQPTRPNDILYVKSKIKEMKTSKSKPNQAIVFVECETINQHDEVCQTLVAKLLSFSRKED
- a CDS encoding DUF1697 domain-containing protein, coding for MVYVALLRGINVGGKNKIDMKLLKQMFERVGMQDVVTYINTGNIIFFNKEHSKAELASMLEEAICKGFGLKIKVVIRSVDEVKVIIRAIPETWKNDKEMSSDVMFLWDEIDDETVLESLVIKQEIDTVTYVPGAILWSVDKKNVTRSGKSKIIGSKIYKQVTVRNVNTARKIYEMMQAQNR
- a CDS encoding TetR/AcrR family transcriptional regulator; amino-acid sequence: MPKMVNHEEKKKLIAEAAWNIIKKVGIEKASIRRVAVEAGMSAGALRHYFSTQDEMLLFIMNYYLEEGKRRSQDKDWSENPLQAVEEVLLELVPIDEEKKIETSVWWIFALRSLTSDTLKEKKEEMTNGTYQLAHSMIELLVLKGILSDSVDVEVETYRLSALLEGLSIHALLRSDIYSAEKVKEVIHYHLATICHNSQ
- a CDS encoding ATP-binding cassette domain-containing protein gives rise to the protein MEQEFIEVVNGRENNLKNIHVQIPKGKITIFTGVSGSGKSSIVFDTIAQEAGRQLNETFSSFARQFLPKYRRPEADEMNNLSTAIIVDQKRLGGNARSTLGTVTDINSLLRLLFSRFAEPQIGFSNAYSFNDPTGMCPDCEGIGRTITLNLDAALDKEKSLNEGAILLPGFGPGTWQWKAYAESGFFDNDKKIKDYSKEEYEKLVYAEEEKVTVSYMNGEINTTYEGLALRFMRQNVNRDKDTSKAAEKKLKEFTTTGTCLSCHGTRYNEKVLSSKIQGYSIYDLTAIQLNVLIDVLQSFDLPNAKPILNGMIERVKNLCDIGLSYLTLTRETPTLSGGESQRVKMVKYLSSNLTGLMYIFDEPSTGLHPRDVYRLNELLVKLRDKGNTVLVVEHDPDVIQIADHIIDVGPKAGAGGGRIMFSGSYEGLLSSDTLTAQYLNKKMDINPNPRPVNEFLESQKSSLHNLKNISMRVPKGVFTVVTGVAGSGKSTLVNEVFAKDFPESIRIDQNQVHGNIRSNPATFSGIMNSIRKAFADANNVESGLFSYNSKGACETCGGTGTIELNMSFMDKVVIECSDCKGNRYKQEVLQYLYKEKSIVDIMEMSVADALEFFEAKDIKRQLKSMDTVGLGYLSLGQPLNTLSGGESQRLKLAKELNKKGNIYILDEPTTGLHLSDVSNILHIIDQLVKKGNTVIVIEHHLDVIRNSDWIIDLGPDGGTGGGEILYEGPPEGLKSCDCSVTAKYI
- a CDS encoding PH domain-containing protein, which codes for MAATQGILEWTLISECPIPNDVDDLLVNGEEAVAAYKTIRDSAIFTNKRLIVRDAQGLTGKKVEIYSLPYASINMWSTENAGSFLDLNAEVELWTRAGHIKIHLKKGVDIRKFDKLIANAIL